From the Paraburkholderia sp. PREW-6R genome, one window contains:
- a CDS encoding class I SAM-dependent methyltransferase, with product MIIPDRYEDWLAQRERQRLQLLAEHEIWEQLESAAQSGEPALFAALRDLPVDTVGALLMDIPARYPLLRRYLPSMASNEVQEFWTGSHGLDLLLQTCGFVRSVRDGFLQYTGRRLSNLPTLDYGCGWGRILRVMLSLVGPENLFGCDPWHKSLEACDGHHIRANIALSDYLPTSLPFPGQQFSLIYAFSVFTHLSERAADAALAACRRHVAPDGLMVVTVRPGAYWDKHAAVFGLPDMEQQKHDHATRGFAFLPHDREAVDGEITYGDTSISPDYIRERWTDWELAGIDRLLQDPTQTIVFLKPR from the coding sequence ATGATCATTCCCGACAGATACGAAGACTGGCTGGCCCAACGAGAGCGCCAACGGCTTCAGCTTCTTGCAGAGCACGAGATCTGGGAGCAACTGGAAAGTGCTGCCCAATCAGGTGAACCGGCGCTCTTCGCAGCGCTTCGTGATCTGCCTGTCGACACCGTCGGCGCGCTGCTGATGGACATACCCGCCCGTTACCCGTTGCTTCGTCGTTACCTTCCGAGCATGGCGTCGAACGAAGTTCAGGAATTCTGGACGGGCAGCCACGGCCTCGACCTGCTTTTGCAGACATGCGGCTTCGTGCGCTCGGTCCGGGACGGCTTTCTGCAGTACACGGGACGCCGGCTATCGAACCTGCCGACGCTCGACTACGGATGCGGATGGGGGCGCATTCTGCGCGTGATGCTGTCGCTCGTCGGTCCGGAAAACCTGTTCGGTTGTGATCCATGGCACAAATCGCTGGAAGCCTGCGACGGCCACCATATCCGCGCCAACATCGCATTGTCGGATTACCTGCCGACCAGTTTGCCGTTTCCAGGGCAGCAGTTCTCGCTGATCTATGCGTTCTCAGTGTTCACCCATCTTTCAGAGCGGGCGGCCGATGCGGCGCTGGCCGCGTGCCGCAGGCATGTCGCACCCGACGGACTGATGGTGGTGACCGTGCGCCCCGGCGCTTACTGGGACAAACATGCTGCCGTGTTTGGCCTTCCCGACATGGAACAGCAGAAGCACGATCACGCCACACGCGGCTTCGCATTCCTGCCACATGATCGTGAAGCCGTGGACGGAGAAATTACGTACGGCGACACCTCCATCTCGCCGGACTATATCCGGGAAAGATGGACAGATTGGGAACTCGCCGGCATTGACCGTCTATTGCAGGACCCGACCCAAACAATCGTGTTTCTGAAACCAAGGTGA
- the rng gene encoding ribonuclease G has protein sequence MNEEILINVTPQETRVALVQQGAVQELHVERTLSRGRVGNVYLGKVVRVLPGMQSAFIDIGLERAAFLHVADIWHPRIAGEPQHQTPHQPIEKIVFEGQTLMVQVVKDPIGTKGARLSTQVSIAGRTLVYLPQEPHIGISQKIESEAEREAVRARLTAVLPADEKGGYIVRTIAEDATSEELAGDVAYLRKTWATILSQGQRMPPTSLLYQDLNLAQRVLRDFVNDETSRIQVDSRETYQMLADFAAEFTPAVSAKLHHYTGERPLFDLYNIEAEIQRALSRRVDLKSGGYLVIDQTEAMTTIDVNTGGYVGARNFDDTIFKTNLEAAHTIARQLRLRNLGGVIIIDFIDMENVEHREQVLGELKKALSRDRTRVTVNGFSQLGLVEMTRKRTRESLAHVLCEPCPVCQGKGQVKTPRTVCYDVLREILRESRQFNPREFRVVASQQVIDLFLEEESQHLAMLIDFIGKPVSLQVESNLSQEQYDIVLM, from the coding sequence ATGAATGAAGAGATCCTGATCAATGTCACGCCGCAGGAAACGCGCGTCGCGCTCGTCCAGCAAGGCGCAGTCCAGGAGCTTCACGTCGAAAGAACACTGTCGCGCGGCCGGGTCGGGAATGTCTATCTTGGCAAGGTCGTACGCGTGCTGCCGGGCATGCAGTCCGCTTTCATCGACATCGGTCTGGAGCGCGCCGCGTTCCTCCATGTCGCCGACATCTGGCATCCACGCATTGCCGGCGAGCCACAGCATCAAACGCCGCATCAGCCTATCGAGAAGATCGTCTTCGAAGGTCAGACGCTCATGGTGCAGGTCGTGAAAGACCCGATCGGCACCAAGGGCGCGCGGCTGTCCACGCAGGTGAGCATTGCCGGGCGCACGCTCGTCTATCTGCCGCAGGAACCGCACATCGGCATTTCGCAGAAGATCGAAAGCGAGGCCGAGCGCGAAGCCGTGCGCGCACGCCTGACCGCCGTGTTGCCCGCCGACGAGAAAGGCGGCTACATCGTGCGAACCATCGCGGAAGATGCCACCAGCGAAGAACTGGCCGGCGACGTTGCGTATCTGCGCAAGACCTGGGCAACGATCCTGTCGCAAGGGCAGCGCATGCCGCCCACCAGCCTGCTGTATCAGGACCTGAATCTGGCGCAACGCGTGCTGCGCGATTTCGTCAACGACGAGACGTCGCGCATTCAGGTGGATTCGCGCGAGACGTATCAGATGCTCGCGGATTTCGCGGCGGAGTTCACGCCGGCGGTGTCGGCGAAACTGCATCACTACACCGGCGAGCGGCCGCTCTTCGATCTGTACAACATCGAAGCGGAAATCCAGCGCGCGTTGTCGCGCCGCGTGGACCTGAAGTCGGGCGGCTATCTCGTGATCGACCAGACCGAAGCAATGACCACGATCGACGTGAATACCGGCGGTTACGTGGGCGCGCGCAATTTCGACGACACGATTTTCAAGACCAATCTCGAAGCCGCGCATACGATCGCGCGGCAATTGCGGCTGCGCAATCTGGGCGGCGTGATCATCATCGACTTCATCGACATGGAAAATGTCGAGCACCGTGAGCAGGTGCTCGGCGAGTTGAAGAAGGCGTTGTCACGCGATCGCACACGCGTAACGGTGAATGGTTTCTCTCAACTCGGTCTCGTGGAGATGACACGCAAGCGCACGCGTGAATCGCTCGCGCATGTGCTGTGCGAACCGTGCCCGGTCTGCCAGGGCAAAGGCCAGGTCAAGACGCCGCGTACCGTGTGCTACGACGTGCTGCGCGAGATTTTGCGCGAGTCGCGCCAGTTCAATCCGCGCGAGTTTCGCGTGGTGGCGTCACAGCAGGTGATCGACCTCTTTCTCGAAGAGGAATCGCAGCACCTGGCCATGCTGATCGATTTCATCGGCAAGCCGGTGTCGTTGCAGGTGGAGTCGAATCTGAGCCAGGAGCAGTACGACATCGTTTTGATGTAG
- a CDS encoding Maf family protein: MSMPAPLHPFVYLASQSPRRQELLQQLGVRFELLLPRPDEDAEALEAELPGERARDYVQRVCVAKAHAARERLVAGAHAARPILVADTTVTIDDAILGKPVDADDAMAMLTRLAGRDHEVLTAIAVVDADGTLLPAALSVSKVRFAAVHADAIRRYAASGEPLGKAGAYGVQGRAAEFIEHIDGSYSGIMGLPLFETAALLRAVRIDF, translated from the coding sequence ATGTCCATGCCAGCCCCGCTGCATCCATTCGTCTATCTTGCTTCGCAGAGCCCGCGCCGCCAGGAGCTACTGCAACAACTCGGCGTGCGTTTCGAGTTGCTGCTGCCGCGTCCGGACGAAGATGCCGAAGCCCTCGAAGCCGAGTTGCCTGGCGAACGCGCGCGCGACTACGTACAACGCGTCTGCGTCGCGAAAGCGCATGCCGCGCGCGAGCGCCTCGTGGCCGGCGCCCATGCGGCGCGGCCAATCCTGGTTGCGGACACAACCGTCACCATCGACGACGCGATTCTCGGCAAGCCGGTCGATGCGGACGACGCCATGGCGATGCTCACGCGCCTCGCCGGACGCGATCACGAAGTATTGACGGCGATCGCCGTAGTCGACGCGGACGGTACATTGTTGCCCGCCGCACTCTCCGTTTCGAAAGTGCGTTTTGCTGCGGTGCACGCGGACGCGATCCGTCGTTATGCGGCAAGCGGCGAGCCGCTCGGCAAGGCTGGCGCATACGGTGTGCAGGGACGCGCGGCGGAGTTTATCGAGCATATTGACGGGTCCTATTCAGGTATCATGGGTTTGCCGCTTTTTGAAACCGCTGCCCTTCTGCGTGCAGTGCGCATCGACTTCTAG
- the rlmH gene encoding 23S rRNA (pseudouridine(1915)-N(3))-methyltransferase RlmH, whose amino-acid sequence MKLHILAVGHKMPDWIATGFDEYAKRMPPELRIELREIKPEQRSSGRPAESVMAAERLKIEAALPKNARIVALDERGKDWTTMQLAAALPGWQQDGRDVAFLIGGADGLDPDLKARADMLLRVSSLTLPHAMVRVLLAEQLYRAWTITQNHPYHRA is encoded by the coding sequence ATGAAACTGCACATACTCGCCGTCGGCCACAAGATGCCGGACTGGATCGCCACGGGTTTCGACGAATACGCGAAGCGCATGCCGCCCGAGCTGCGCATCGAGTTACGCGAAATCAAACCGGAGCAACGTTCGTCGGGGCGTCCGGCTGAAAGCGTGATGGCCGCCGAGCGTCTGAAGATCGAGGCCGCGTTGCCAAAGAACGCGCGCATCGTCGCGCTCGACGAACGCGGCAAGGACTGGACCACCATGCAGCTCGCCGCTGCGCTGCCGGGTTGGCAGCAGGACGGCCGCGACGTTGCGTTTCTGATTGGCGGCGCGGACGGCCTCGACCCCGACCTGAAAGCGCGCGCCGACATGCTGCTGCGAGTGTCGAGCCTGACGCTGCCGCACGCGATGGTGCGCGTGCTGCTCGCCGAACAGCTTTACCGCGCGTGGACCATCACGCAGAATCACCCCTATCATCGCGCGTGA